The stretch of DNA ACGAAGGGGAGTAGCTCCCAATGCTGTCACCGTCATTACGGGATTCGTCCCCGGTGCAGCAGCAGGTCGCCTGAGGCGGCCTGCGAGCAAGACCTTCGCCGTTCCACGGCGAAGGTGCGTCCATCGGATACGCAGTCGTCGTGGCACCCCTGCCCTTCCGACGAGCTCCCAATGGACGTACTGCTGAACCCCGAAATCTGGATTGCACTGGCGACGCTGACCGCGCTCGAGCTCGTGCTCGGCATCGACAACATCATCTTCATCTCGATCCTGGCCGGCAAACTGCCGCCGGAGCAGCGCAACAAGGCCCGCCGACTGGGCATCACCCTGGCTGCGGTGACACGACTGGGCCTGCTGCTGGCCATTGCCTGGATCGTCAGCCTGACCGCACCGCTGTTCTCGGTGCTGGGCAATGAGTTCTCCTGGCGCGACCTCATCCTCATCGGCGGCGGCCTGTTCCTGATCGGCAAGGCCACCCATGAGATCCACCAGAAACTGGAAGGCGCCAGCGAGCATGTCAGCGTCGGCGCGGCGACGGCGACTTTCGCCAGCATCATCGCCCAGATCATGGTGCTCGACATCGTGTTCTCGCTGGACTCGATCATCACCGCCGTGGGCATGGTCGACGAGCGCTGGGTGATGGTCACCGCGATCCTGATCTCGATCGTCTTCATGCTGATGTTCGCCCGACCGATCGGCGATTTCGTCGAGCGCCACCCGACCGTGAAGATCCTGGCGCTGAGCTTCCTGATCATGATCGGCCTGGTGCTGATCGCCGATGGCTTCGGCCAGCACATCTCGAAGGGCTACATCTACGCGGCGATGGCTTTCTCGGTGTTCGTCGAGATGATCAACCTTTGGATCCGCAAGCGCGAACAATCCAAGGTCGCGCCGGTGAAGCTGCACGAGCGGTTCACGGACGACGCACCGTCGGCGTGATGTCCTGATGCGGAAGCGGCCGGCCTTCGGGTCGGCCGCTTCAAACGTTCGGCTCGGCAGCGCGCGGCGACATCATCAGTCCCAGCGCGAACAGCGCACAGCAAACCGCAGCGAACCACGGCAAACCGTGCGCGGAGATTTCCAGCGCCAGGCCCGCGCCCAGCGGCCCCAGCAGCGCGCCTGCACCCCAGGCCACCGACATGGCGCCATACACGGCAACCAGTTCGCTGCCATGGAACTGCGTGCCGACCTCGGTGACGATCAGGGTGTAGATGCCGACGAATGCGCCACCCCAGACGAACAGCAATCCGTAGGCGAGCGGCGCGCTGGCCATCACCCATGGCCACAAGCAGGCGCCTGCGGCCGACAGCACGCTGAGCAGCAGGATCAGCGGCCGCCGCGGGAAGCGGTCGCCGAGCCAGCCGATCGGTAGCTGCAGCACGATCGCGCCGAGCATCAACGTCGAGATCAGCAAACTGGCCGATGCCGGCGACCAGCCCTGTTGCACGGCATAGATCGGCAGCATCGACAGGCCGGCAGCCTCCAGCGCGGCATTGAGCGCGGTGCCGGCCATCGCCAGCGGCGCGGCGGCGGCCAGTGCCAGCAGACCGCGGGAATCGCCACTTCCGGTGACAGCGCGCGGTCGTGCGCGTCCGGCGGCGAGCACGCCCAACGCGATCAGCGGCAGGACACCGCCGACCGCATACGTCACCCAGCTGTGCGTGCCCAGCACGCTGAGGATCGCCGGACCGATCGCGAATCCCGCCGACAGGCTGGCGGTGTAGACGGCGATGTTGGTCGAGCGTCGGGCTTCCTCGCTGGAGTTGCTGACCCAGGTTTCGGTCAGCACCATCACCGTCTCGGAGCCGACGCCGAGCAGGAACCTCAGCACGAACCACACGCCGATCCACGGCAGCAGCCAGAACAACGGCAGCGTCAGCGCCACAACGAGCAGGCCGAACACCAGCAACGGCCAGCTGCCCCAGCGGGTGATCGACCCGGGCAAGCGCGGCGCCATGGCGAGAACGCCCAGCGCATACATCGCCGCGTTGGCGCCGATCACCGACTCGGTGATGCCGCGCTCATGCAATGCCAGCGAGATCAGCGGCGCACTCAGGCCATACGCGAGGCCGAACACCGCAGCGGCGGCGTGCACGGGCAGCAGGGCCGTGACGCTGCCGCGGGTCGTGGCTGACATCAGGCCGTTTCCCGGTTGGCGGCGATGCCGTGGTTGGCGCGCTGGCGCGAATACCCCTCGCCAACGATCACCCGCAGCAATCGCGCATAGTCCAGCACCAGGCCCGGCGTCCATGCCATCGTCGCGCCGCGCCGGCGCAGGATGGCTGCCGTCCATACATTGGCATCGCACAGCAGGCGAAGGAGCGTCAGCATCGGCCGGGAACTGGCCAGCGTGCCTTCCAGTGCCGACTCGATCGCCAACGCAGTCACCGTCGAGCAGCTGCGGCTGGTGAGGTTGTAGGTGGCGTCGACGCGGTAGTTCGCCCAGAACTGCTCCAGCGCGCCGGCGTTGTAGTACTTGAAGTGGACCTGCTGGTCGGCCTCGCACCATTGGCCGACCTCGAAGGCATGGTCGGGCTGCCAGCGGCCCGCGATGTCGTTCTCCGGACCGGCGCGCAGCAACGCGGCGAAATCATCGGGGGCATGGTCGATCTCCACTGCCGGGTAGTGGCTGATATAGAGGTCGGGCAATCGCTCCAGCGCCGAGTGGCCCGTGGAGATCACGCCGTTCGCATCGACCGCGGCGATGTAGCGGTCGACCAGTAGTCGTCTTTGCGGATGTTCGGCCGATCCCACCGGCGTCCACACGTACAGCGTCATCGGCGCATCATGCACGGCCGGCCGGCTGTCGATCACCACCGGCGTGGCGGTGGCGTTGTACCAGCTGCGTGCCGAGAAGATCGGCAGCGAGGTGATCGACCGGCCTTGCGGCAAGCTGCGGATCTGCAACGCCAGGATGATCGCGCTCCAGCCCGACACCGCCAGGATCACGGCGAACACCATCGGCACGGTGTAGTGGTGATGCAGCGGCCAGTTGCTGCCGATGGCGACGGCGGCGAACAGTTCGACCAGACCGGCGACCATGGCGATGCGCCAGTGCGGGAAGCGCACGACCCAGGCCGAAGCGACGCGCAGCGCGCCATCGGCGAGGAAGGCGGTGGCGAACAGAACGCGATCGGGCAGGCCATTGTCCAGGCTCAGCGGCAGCGCGATCATCACCCCGAGCAGCAGCAGTATCAGCCCGCGCACGTAGAGCAGCTGCCGCACCCGCGGTGGTTTGCCCGTGGCCCGCAGCAACGCCGTCAGGCCCTGCAACACCAGCAACAGACCGAGCGCATCGACGGTGTAGAACAGCTCGCCGTCGGTGGCATCGAGCACCAGCCACAAGGCCAATGCGATCCCCAGCAGGCCGTACAGGCACAGCAGCCACCAGCGATGGCGTATCGAATCGGCTCCCAGCAACAGCATCGCCAAACGCACCATGGGTTACCGCGCCTCGGGTATCGCCTCCAGCGAATGGAACTACCGCTGGCGTTGGCATGCCGTGAGGGCTGGTGCGCGCCACGGCCACGCTACGAAACCGCAGCGGAAACCTTTTCCGTCGGCGCCTCCAGGCGCAGCACCAGGTAGCGCATGAAGAACTGCGTGATCGGCCCGACACACAGTGCGAACACGATGGTGCCGACGCCGGCGGTGCCGCCCAGCACCATGCCCATCGCGAGCACGACGATCTCGATGCTGGTGCGCACGCGCTGTATCGACCCACCCGTGCGGCGCGCGAATCCGGTCATCAGGCCGTCGCGCGGTCCGGGACCGAGCTGCGCACCCACGTAGAGCGCCGTGGCGATCGCACACACCACCACGCCACCGACCAGGCAGAGCCAACGCAGCGGCAACGACTCGGGCGTATCGAGCATCCAAAGATTGGCGTCGGTGAACGGCCCCAGCAGCAGCGTGTTGGCGAGGGTGCCCAGCCCGGGCATCTGCCGCAGCGGGATCCACAACAGCAACACCGCCACCGCGACCAGGATCATGATCACGCCGAGCGACAGCGGCAGGTGCAACGACGCGCCCTGGTGGAATACCACCCATGGCGAGCCGCCGAGCCCGCTTTCCATCAACAGCGCGTTGGAGACGCCGTACAGCCACAGGCCGGCCAGCAGGCGCACGAGCCGTTCGGGCAGGCGGCCGGCCCGGAGCTGGGCGAGCGGGCCGAGATTGGCCAGTCCAAGGGGGGAGGTGTCGGGATTCATGGGGCCAGTATCTGGACGATTGGCACTTCCACGTAGAGCCACTTTCGCCATAGTGGCCTCATGAACCGGTCCCTGACCCCCGAGCACCTGGCCACTTTGATCGGCCAGTTCCCGCGCAAGCCGGCCTACCGCGGGCTGCGCCAGGTCCTGCAGGAACTCATCGGCGACGGCCGCATTCCCCTCGGCACCCGCCTGCCCAGCGAGCGGGCGGTGTCGCAGGCGCTCGCGGTCTCGCGCAATACGGTCACCCGCGCCTATGTGGACCTGGTCGCCGCCGGTTTCGCGACCACGCGCCAGGGTGCGGGCACGTTCGCCGCCGTTCCCGACGACCGTCGCCGCGCGCACGAACACTCGCTGCGCTCGCTCGCCAGCGCGCAGGCACTGGAAGGCGCCATCGATCTCAACTGCGCCGCCACGGCCGCGATTGCGGGCATTTCCTCCGCCTACGAACGCGCCCTCGAAAGGTTGCCCAGTCACCTTGGAAGCGACGGCCACCGCCCCACCGGCCTGCCGATGCTGCGCGCCCTGATCGCGCAGATGTACGCGCGGCGTGGATTGCCGACCGAGCCCGAACAGATCATGGTCACCTCCGGCGCGCTGGCAGGCACGGCCGTCGTCGCGCGCGCACTGTCGCGGCCCGGTGACCGGGTGATGATCGAATCGCCGGTCTACCCGAACGTCATCGAAGCACTGCGCCTGGGAGGCGCGCGCCTGGTTGCGTCACCCATGGGCGATGCGCTGGGCGAGGAAGGCTGGGACCTGGAGGGCATCGAGGCCACGCTGCGGCAGACGCGGCCGCTCCTGGCGTACACGATCCCCGACTTCCAGAATCCCACCGGCTTCCTGATGCGCGACGACCAGCGCGCGCGTTACGCCGCCGCGCTGCATGCCACGCGCACGACCGCGGTTGTCGACGAATCGCTGCAGGCCATCGCACTGGGCGACGTCCGCATGCCCCTGCCCTTCGCCGCGCACGCGCCGGGCGCCATCACCATCGGCAGTGTGTCGAAACTGCTCTGGAGCGGATTGCGCGTCGGATGGATCCGCGCGCCGCACGACCTGATCGATCGGCTCATCAAGGCCCGCTTGCAGTTCGACCTGGGCACGGCGCTGTTCGACCAGCTGGTGGTTACCGAACTGCTCGAAGACGATGACGTCATCGCAACGCGGCGCGCGCAACTGCGCCAGCGTCGCGATGCCCTCGCCCACGCCATCGGCGAACGACTGCCGGACTGGCGTTTCCGGCTGCCCGAAGGCGGCATGACGCTCTGGCTGCAGTTGCCCCATGGCAGCGCCACGCAACTGGCAGCGAACCTGGAGACCGTCGGCGTGCATGTCCCGCCCGGCCCGATGTTCAGCGTCGAAGGCGGCGCGGACCAATGGCTGCGCATCCCCTACGTGCGGCCGGAAGATGAATTGATCGAAGCCGTCCGGCGCATCGCCGATGTCTGGTCGCGGGCCCCGAGCCGGGCCTCGGGTCGTCGCGAAGGCTCGCGGGTGGTCATACTCTAGAACGTGCTTCGCGGGACCTTTGCCATGAATCCGCAACCAGGCCATCCGGCATGAGCAGCCCTTCGAGTCCAGCGCGCGTCGCCCTTATCGGTTACGGCTATGCCGCGCGAACCTTCCACGCGCCGCTGATCCAGGCCGTACCGGGCCTGTCATTGGCGCTGATTGCCTCGAGCCGGCCCGATCAGGTGCGGGCCGATCTCCCCGGCATCGCGGTTGAGGGCGATCCGATGCAGGCGGTCGTCGACCCGGGCGTGGACCTGGTCGTGATCGCCACGCCCAATGACACGCACTTCCCGCTTGCCCAGGCCACGCTTCGCGCAGGCAAGCATGTCGTGGTCGACAAGCCGATGACACCCAGCCTGTCGGAAGCGCGCGAGCTGAGCGCGACCGCGCAGGCACACGACCGACTCCTTTCGGTGTTCCACAATCGCCGCTGGGACAGCGACTTTCTGTCGGTGCGGCAGGCGCTGGGCGAAGGGCTCATCGGTGAAGTGCGCCATTTCGAATCACGCATCGAACGCTTCCGTCCGCAGGTGCGCGATCGTTGGCGCGAGCGTCCGGGACCCGCGACGGGGTTGTGGTGGGATCTTGGCCCGCACCTGGTGGACCAGGCGCTGACCCTGTTCGGATCACCCGACAGCGTGCAGGCAAACTTTGCGATGCAACGCAGCGGTGCGACCACCGACGATTGGGCGCACGTCGTGCTGGGGTTCGGCCCGATCAGAGCGATCCTCCACGTGGGGATGCTTGCTGCGATCCTCGGACCGCGCTTCGTCGTGCATGGCACAGGCGGATCCATGATCAAGGCACGCCCCGATCGCCAGGAGCAGCAGCTGCTGGCGGGCCTGCGACCAGGCGATTCGCAGTGGGGAACCGATCCGGACCCGCTGCAATGGCAAAGCGATGACGGGCCGGCCCAGACACGGCCAGCCCTGTCGGGCGACCAGTCCAGGTTCTATGCGGAACTCGCGGACGCCATCGCAGGTAAAGGCCCCAATCCTGTCCCGCCGGATGAGGCCATCCGGGTCATGGCCGTCATGCAGGCGGCGATCGACTCGGCATCGAGCGGGCGCACACCATAGCCAACGTCCCTGAAGGAGTCTGCAATGACTGCGTACCCTGCCAGCGAGACTGGCCTGCTGGTCATCGATCCCTACAACGACTTCATGAGCGAAGGCGGCAAGCTCTATGAGGCGACGAAGGAAACCGCGATGGCGTCGGGGTTCTACGAGAATCTGCCGCGCGTCATTGCCGCCATCCGCTCAGCGTCGATCCGGGTCTTCATCGTCCCCCACCGCCGCTGGCGTCCGGGCGACTACGACAGCTGGTTGCAGATCAACCATTCCCAGGAAGGTGTCCGCAAGACGCAGCTGTTCGCCGAAGGCAGCTGGGGTGGCGAGTTCCATCCGCAGTTCGGTCCCAAGCCTGGCGACATCGTCGTCCACCAGCATTGGGGCCAAAGCGGCTTTGCCAACACTGATCTCGATGCCCAGCTCAAGCTGCACGGGATACGCAAGATCATCCTGGTCGGCATGGTCGCAAATACCTGCGTCGAGTCCACGGCCAGGTTCGGGATGGAGCTGGGCTACCACGTGACGCTGGTGAAGGACGCGACCGCGGCGTTCAGCGCAGCCGGGATGGACGCTGCCCATGCGGTGAATGCACCGACATTCGCCCATGCCATCGTCACCACCGATCAGCTGCTCGAAGCCCTGCCCAGCTCCGGTTGATGCCGACCTTGCCGCCCTCGGCGCGTACATCCTGAACAGGGAATACGCGTCCTGGTTCGACACCATTGCAGCAAAAATTCCCACCTCCGTGACGAGCGTCCGCCTGGCATTGCCGCTTGCGTTGGCAACTGAGGAGCCACGCTCCAGGCATACCGTTGAAGCCACAAGGAGGAACGGACCATGGCGTTTCATCACAGCAAGCGCGGTCGCAGGCTGGCACTGGTGGCGGGATTGGGCATCGCCACGATGGCCTACGCGTCACCACCCCCGACCCAGGCAAAGATCGACTTCGCCGTACGCACCAGCGACCTGATGCTGGCGACGATGTTCGCCGCACTCACGCAGGAGTTCGATGAAACCACGCCGCAGAACGTCGAGGAAGGCAAGAAATCCATCTCGCTGATCTTCAACGACCAGAACCGCGACATGCGCCTGGTTGGCATCGACCAGCCCTTGCAGGCCAACGACATGCCCCTCGACGACTTCGAGGAGGACGCGCTTGCCGCCGCACTTGAAACGGGCACGGCGCTGACGCGGGTGGAGAAGGTCAAGGGCAAGTGGTACTACCGGCGATCGATCCCGCTGAGCAACTTCCGCGCAGAGTGCGCCATGTGCCACAGCAACTTCCCGGCTGGCCCCACGCCGGACCGCGTCGGCGCACTGATGCTTCGCGTACCGACCGACTGAGAGCTACGGTCGTCGCTCGAAGCCCTGCCAAATCCTGGTTGATGCAGGGGAATCCCCACTGCATCAATCCAGTTTCAGCATCATCACTGATTTTGGCGGCAGCTCGACCTGCAGGGTGCCTTCGCCCGGACCCTGCGAGTGCGGGCGGCCCGTGCGTTCGAGAAAGCGGAGCAGCTCCACTGGCGAGCGAATGCCAAGTTTGTGCATCACGCGGGAACGATGGATCTTGATGGTCTTCTCGACGACGCCAAGATCAGCCGCGATCTGCTTGTTGAGTCGGCCAGTGAGCAAGTAGGGCACGAGCTCGCGCTCGCGTGGTGTCAGCGTGTCGAGCAAGGCGCCTGCGTCCCTCCGTTCCAGCGCGGCCCGGCGTATCTCCGTGTCCCGTGCCACGGCGCGACTCACCGCCTCGATCAGCGCGTCGGCGTCGACCGGCTTGGTGAGGAAGTCGACGGCACCGGCCTTCATCGCACGGACACTGCTGGGGATGTCGCCGCTTCCAGTCAGGAAGACCACAGGGCAGTCCAAACCCAGTGCCGGCATCTGCATTTGCAACTCCAGCCCGCTCGTTCCCGGCATGGCGACATCGAGCACCATGCAGCCGGGCACGGTGCGATCGTATGTCTCCAGGAACGCCTGGGGCGATGGGCTCAGCGAGGTCCGGAACCCTTCACTTTCCAGCAGGCGCGCCAGCGCCTTGCGAACACCGGGGTCGTCGTCCACGACGTACACGATCGGTTCCTGCATGACCTCAGCCATAACGGGGAAGCTCGAAGCAGAGACAAGCACCAACCGGCATGTTGCGCTCGGCCCAGATGCGGCCGTTGTGCGCCTGGATGATCGTCCTGCACACCGAGAGGCCAAGACCCATGCCCGTGGCCTTGGTGGTTTCAAACGGCTCGAAGATCTGATCGACGATTGCCTCGGCAACCCCGGTGCCCGTGTCAGCGACCTCGGCAAGCACGCTGCGTTCATTGGAAGACGTGCGGACCCGGACGGTGCGCTCGCCGGGGACAGCGTGCATCGCGTCGCAGGCGTTCACGATCAGGTTGACCAGCACCTGTTGCAGCTGCACCCGGTCGCCCAGGCACGCGGGCAATCCCGGCGCGAGGTCGAGGTGGAGCGCCACGCCACGGTCCTGCAGCTCTCGGCGCATCATCCGGGCGCAGTCCTGGACCACCTCATTGGCCGACAGTGGCGCGAACTCATGCGTCTCCTTCCTCAGGAAGCCGCGCACCCGCCCGATCACCTGGCCCGCGCGGCGATCGTCCGCAATGATGTCGGACAGGATCTCCTGAACCTCGGCGACCCCGGTCGGTTCCCGGCGCAGGATCCGCTGCGCAGCCTGCGCGTTGCTCAGAATGGCCGTCAGCGGCTGGTTCAGCTCATGGGCCAAGGACCCGGAGAGCTCTCCGAGCACGGCGACGCGCGACAGGTGGGCAAGGCTTGCGCGCTCGGCTTCCACCTCCTGCTCCGAACGCAGTCGGCGCAGTTCACTCTCCTGCAACTGCATCGCCAGGCGATCGGAACGGAACAGTTCGCTGACCAGCCGGTAGCTCGTGGTGACCACCACGATGGCAAAACCCGGGGCGGCGATCATCGGTGGACGCGGCAACCCGAACGCCATCAGGGTCGCGTCCGCCACCATGACGCCTACCAGCAGGAACCAGCTTCCGCCCACGATCCATGCCGCGTTGCGTGCCGAGGCCGGCTCGTTCCGGGCCCGCCAGATCGTCTGGCCGATGTAGGCCAGGGCCAATGCATTGCTCGCCTGCCCCACGATTACCCAGGGATTGGCCATGCCGATTGGATGCGAAACCGGTACGCCCCACCAGATCGAGCGACCAACCTGCTCCACGACGAGGAACGTGAGGTTGTCGCCCACGGTGAAGTCGATCACGAGCGCGATCACGCGCAAGACTGCCGCGGCGATCGCGATGCGCACCGACCCATACCCGAACCAGTGGTGCAGCACGTATATCAGCGACAACACCATTGCAGTGATCGCCACGTGCATCCAGCGGATGAGGACCGCCATGGTCTCGGGCGACTGGGTGCGATAGGTCACCAGCTCCAGCAGCGCCAGGACACCAATGGATGCGGCCGCCAAGGCGAAGGCGAGATGGACGCGATGCAGCGGTCGTGCGAAATGGACCAGGGCGTGTGCAAGCGCGACGATCAGACTTGCGCTCGCGAGCATTGGCCACGCCAGCTCAATCCAATTCATCAGGGTTCTTGTCGAGTTCTAGTTCGGGGCGAAGTTTTTAGCACGTAAGTTCACCGCGCACGGGAATGCTCCGTGAATGCGTGGTGAAACACTTCGTTCCGAGTGATTACTTCAAACGCTGGTGCTGGCGACGTAGGCCCAAAGGCCAATTCCGCCTCGCAGGAATCGCCATTACCTTGGCCGCCGATGCAGATGAAGCCGCCAATCATTGCTGTCGTGGATGACGAAGAAAGCGTCAGGCGCGCCCTGTACCGACTGCTCGCTTCATCAGGATTTGACGTGCTGGTTTACGCGTCTGGACGCGACTTTCTGCGCCATGCCCCGAGCATCCCTGTGGACTGCGTCGTGCTCGATCTGAACCTGGGCGACCACAGCGGACTCGACGTCCTGCTTGCGCTTTCCGCCGTGCTCCTACTCATTCCGGTTGTTGTTCTGACCGGAAACGACACGAGCACCAACCGAGCACGTGCGCTGACCACTGGCGCGCACGCGTACCTCACCAAGCCAATAGAAGACGAGTTGCTGATTGATGCCATTGTTTCCGCCATCCGCTCAAGGTCGCCAGGTGCATAGGCGCGGCCACACCCCACGGTTGTGGGCGATCCCTCTGCTCGCCGGCGCTGCAATGCTGCCCCGTCCGGCAAGCGCATCTCTGCTCAGCGGCGAGACGCTGGATGCCGCAGCCAATGTCGTTTCCTGGATAGCGCTGGTGGTCGTGCCGGTTGCGCTGATCACCGTGTTCTGGCTGGTCCACATCCTGCCCGAGAAGATCGCCGAGCAACGCCGGCATCCGCAGCTGGCGGCGATCAAGACGCTATGCCTGCTGTCATTGGTCTTCGGCGGCTTGCTCTGGCCGCTGGCCTGGCTGTGGGCGTACACCAAGCCGGTGTTTCACAAGCTCGCCTACGGCACCGATGTCTCCGACCATCCCGAGCACGGCGAGCCGCTTACGCCATTTCACGATGCGGGCATCGAGCGCCATCACAAGGAGCACGGGACTGCAGTGCTGGCTGGGCTCGCCGATACGGATGTCGGTGACAAGTCCGTTGGCACGGCGGGTTGATCATGGAGATCATCCTCCTACTCATCTATTCGTTCTTCGTCTGGCTGGTCTTCTTCAAGTTCAAGTGGCTGCCATGGACCTTCGTATCGCAGGTCATCGTGGTGTCGCTGCCGATCTTCGCCCTGAGCGCGACGATCCTGGTCCTCAACGTGGTCGCCCCTTCGTCGGCCGACGTGCGCGTCGTCAACTACGTCGTGCAGGTGGTTCCGCGCGTCCCGGGCCGCGTCATCGAGGTCCCGGTCGAAGCCAATCGCCCGGTGAAGAAGGGCGACGTGCTGTTCCGCATCGACCCGGTGCCCTTCCAGCAGGAGCTCATGGCCCTCGAGGCGAAGGCGCCGGAGCTGTCCGCCAAGCTCGACAGTGCCCTCGCCTACCAGCGCGAACTCAACGAGCAGTTGAACTCTTCCCGCTCGGCCAGCGACGCAGTGGCCGCCCGCCTCGCCCTGGCCGAACGGCGCGAGCGCCAGACGGCCGAGCTTGCGCAGAGCGGTGCCGGGCCGGCGTTTGACCACGAGCAGGCGCAGACCGAAGCAGCGAGCCTCCGCTCGGAACTGGCGTCGACCACTGCGCAGATGGCTCAGGTGCGGCAGAAGCTGTCGGCGAAGACGCGCGATGGACAGCTGTCCGAAGTCGCCCAGGCCCGCTCGGCGATGGAGCAGCTCAAGGCGCAGATCGTCCAGGCCAGGTGGCAGCTCGACCAGGCAACCGTGCGCGCCCCCTCCGACGGCACCGTCATCAACCTGCAGCTGCGCGAGGGTTCCTATGCCGCGAACCTGCCGCTGACGCCGGTGATGAGCTTCGTCGAGCACGAGCAATGGGTGCTGGCGCTGTACTCCCAGAACGAGCTCGGCAATGTCGAGCCCGGCAACGACGCCGAGATCGCGCTGAAGACCCACCCCAACACGATCATCAAGAGCAAGGTCGATTCGATCATCTGGGCTACCGGCACGGGCCAGATGCCGATGGGCGGCATGGTTCCGCAGTCTGGATCGCAGCCGATCCCGCCGGGCCGCATCGCGGTGCGCCTGCGCCCGACCGGCAAGCACAAGGACATGTTCCTCGCCATGGGCGCACAGGGACAGGGTGCGATCTACACCGATCACGGAGAGTTTCTCCACATCATCCGCAAGGTAGTCATTCGTGTCAGTTCCAAGCTCGACTGGCTGGTTCTCAAGCTGCATTGAGGCCGGCATGTCCATCACTTACCTATCCCGCCCCGTTACCCGCTGCGTGCTGGCTTCGTGCCTGCTCGCAGCACTTGCAGGCTGCGCCGCGCTCCCCGAGCCGACCGGATCCGTAGTGCAGGCGCAAGCCCTCGCCGGCACCGCGATTCCCCCCAACTGGTCGGCCGCGGCGAGCGCGGCGCAGGTAGACGAGGGCTGGCTGGCCAACTTCAACGATCCCGTGCTCAGCCAGCTGGTGCACGAGGCGCTGGCCAACAATCCTGACCTGCACATGGCGGCGGCCCGCCTCGAGCAATCCAACGCCCAGCTCGACATGGCCCAGGCACAGCTGAAGCCCGGTATCACATTGCTCGGCCGCACCGGATCCAAGCCGGTGGCGGACCTGGTACCGCTGCTCAGCGGCGCGATGTTTCGACTGTCGTGGGAAGTCGACCTGTGGGGCCGGATGCGCTACGCGCGCAACGCCGCTGCCGCCGCGCGCGATGCCACCAGCGCGGAGTACCGCTACGCCCAGCAATCACTGGCGGCCGCGGTGGCGCGGGCCTGGTTCGTCGCCAGCGAGGCGCGCCAGCAGCAAGAACTGGCGACCAGGATGGTGCAGTCCGCGAAGGCGCTGACCGAGCTTGCGGCGGACCGCCAGCGCATAGGCGCCGGCAGCGAAGTCGACTCGGTCGCCGCGCGCGCCAATCTCAACGGCTACCAGGATGCGGAGCAGCAAGTCGAGCTTGCGCATCGCCAAAGCCTGCGGGCACTGGAGCTTCTGCTCGGCCGCTACCCAGGGGCCGACATGGTCGCGTCCGCGACGCTCACGCCGCTCCCTGGGCCCGTGCCCGCCGGCATTCCCATGGACGTGCTCAATCGTCGTCCGGACATGGTCGGGGCCGAACGCCGCGTCGCCGCAGCGTTCGACAAGGTAGGCGAAGCCAAGGCCGCGCAGCTTCCGTCGTTCTCGATCTCGGCTGGCTATGGCCGCCTCAGCAACGAGGTCCTGGAGACCCGCGACGTCCTCGAGCAGCGCATCGCCAGCATCGCCGGCACCGCGGCCGCGCCCCTCTACACAGGTGGCGCACTCAGCGGGCAGGTCGCGCTGCGGACCGCGGAACAGAAGGAGGCGGTTGCCGACTACGCTCGCCGGGCCTTGATGGCGCTTGGCGAGGTCGAGAGCGCATTGAATGCCGAGCACATCCTGGGTGAGCGC from Lysobacter arenosi encodes:
- a CDS encoding PLP-dependent aminotransferase family protein; translated protein: MNRSLTPEHLATLIGQFPRKPAYRGLRQVLQELIGDGRIPLGTRLPSERAVSQALAVSRNTVTRAYVDLVAAGFATTRQGAGTFAAVPDDRRRAHEHSLRSLASAQALEGAIDLNCAATAAIAGISSAYERALERLPSHLGSDGHRPTGLPMLRALIAQMYARRGLPTEPEQIMVTSGALAGTAVVARALSRPGDRVMIESPVYPNVIEALRLGGARLVASPMGDALGEEGWDLEGIEATLRQTRPLLAYTIPDFQNPTGFLMRDDQRARYAAALHATRTTAVVDESLQAIALGDVRMPLPFAAHAPGAITIGSVSKLLWSGLRVGWIRAPHDLIDRLIKARLQFDLGTALFDQLVVTELLEDDDVIATRRAQLRQRRDALAHAIGERLPDWRFRLPEGGMTLWLQLPHGSATQLAANLETVGVHVPPGPMFSVEGGADQWLRIPYVRPEDELIEAVRRIADVWSRAPSRASGRREGSRVVIL
- a CDS encoding TerC family protein; translation: MDVLLNPEIWIALATLTALELVLGIDNIIFISILAGKLPPEQRNKARRLGITLAAVTRLGLLLAIAWIVSLTAPLFSVLGNEFSWRDLILIGGGLFLIGKATHEIHQKLEGASEHVSVGAATATFASIIAQIMVLDIVFSLDSIITAVGMVDERWVMVTAILISIVFMLMFARPIGDFVERHPTVKILALSFLIMIGLVLIADGFGQHISKGYIYAAMAFSVFVEMINLWIRKREQSKVAPVKLHERFTDDAPSA
- a CDS encoding YczE/YyaS/YitT family protein, whose amino-acid sequence is MNPDTSPLGLANLGPLAQLRAGRLPERLVRLLAGLWLYGVSNALLMESGLGGSPWVVFHQGASLHLPLSLGVIMILVAVAVLLLWIPLRQMPGLGTLANTLLLGPFTDANLWMLDTPESLPLRWLCLVGGVVVCAIATALYVGAQLGPGPRDGLMTGFARRTGGSIQRVRTSIEIVVLAMGMVLGGTAGVGTIVFALCVGPITQFFMRYLVLRLEAPTEKVSAAVS
- a CDS encoding MFS transporter, coding for MSATTRGSVTALLPVHAAAAVFGLAYGLSAPLISLALHERGITESVIGANAAMYALGVLAMAPRLPGSITRWGSWPLLVFGLLVVALTLPLFWLLPWIGVWFVLRFLLGVGSETVMVLTETWVSNSSEEARRSTNIAVYTASLSAGFAIGPAILSVLGTHSWVTYAVGGVLPLIALGVLAAGRARPRAVTGSGDSRGLLALAAAAPLAMAGTALNAALEAAGLSMLPIYAVQQGWSPASASLLISTLMLGAIVLQLPIGWLGDRFPRRPLILLLSVLSAAGACLWPWVMASAPLAYGLLFVWGGAFVGIYTLIVTEVGTQFHGSELVAVYGAMSVAWGAGALLGPLGAGLALEISAHGLPWFAAVCCALFALGLMMSPRAAEPNV
- a CDS encoding HdeD family acid-resistance protein; the encoded protein is MVRLAMLLLGADSIRHRWWLLCLYGLLGIALALWLVLDATDGELFYTVDALGLLLVLQGLTALLRATGKPPRVRQLLYVRGLILLLLGVMIALPLSLDNGLPDRVLFATAFLADGALRVASAWVVRFPHWRIAMVAGLVELFAAVAIGSNWPLHHHYTVPMVFAVILAVSGWSAIILALQIRSLPQGRSITSLPIFSARSWYNATATPVVIDSRPAVHDAPMTLYVWTPVGSAEHPQRRLLVDRYIAAVDANGVISTGHSALERLPDLYISHYPAVEIDHAPDDFAALLRAGPENDIAGRWQPDHAFEVGQWCEADQQVHFKYYNAGALEQFWANYRVDATYNLTSRSCSTVTALAIESALEGTLASSRPMLTLLRLLCDANVWTAAILRRRGATMAWTPGLVLDYARLLRVIVGEGYSRQRANHGIAANRETA